From the genome of Flavobacterium luteolum, one region includes:
- a CDS encoding NAD(P)-dependent oxidoreductase: MKNISKVAVLGGGGRTGKYLVNQLLENGFSVKLLLRNPDNYAIQNPKLEIIKGDAINEESIKLLLKDCQAVISTIGQRPGEPMVASQATENVLNAMNSNGIGRYVLLAGLNIDTPFDKKGPKTLMATDWMKTNFPEIQKDRQFTFDLLMDSKVDWTQVRVPLIVFSHDSHEISVSLEDCLGDTITAFDISKFLVKEMLESHYVRQSPFISAI, translated from the coding sequence ATGAAAAATATATCAAAAGTTGCTGTTCTTGGCGGTGGCGGAAGAACAGGAAAATATCTTGTAAACCAGTTATTAGAAAATGGGTTTAGTGTAAAACTTCTATTAAGAAATCCAGACAATTATGCCATTCAAAATCCAAAGTTAGAAATCATTAAAGGCGATGCGATTAATGAAGAATCTATAAAGCTATTACTCAAAGATTGTCAGGCTGTAATTAGTACTATTGGTCAGAGGCCAGGGGAACCAATGGTGGCGAGTCAAGCAACAGAGAATGTTCTAAATGCCATGAATTCAAATGGAATTGGGAGGTATGTTCTTCTTGCTGGGCTGAATATAGATACTCCATTCGATAAAAAAGGCCCGAAAACATTGATGGCAACCGACTGGATGAAAACTAATTTTCCTGAGATCCAGAAAGATCGCCAATTTACGTTTGATCTTTTAATGGACAGTAAGGTTGATTGGACGCAGGTTCGTGTTCCATTAATTGTGTTTTCTCATGATAGTCATGAAATCTCTGTAAGTCTTGAAGATTGTTTAGGAGATACCATTACAGCATTTGATATTTCGAAGTTTCTGGTAAAAGAAATGTTGGAGTCACATTATGTTAGACAGTCGCCTTTTATTAGCGCTATTTAA
- a CDS encoding FoF1 ATP synthase subunit delta/epsilon, which translates to MILEIVSPEAKLFSGEVTSVTLPGVNGSFQILNHHAPIVSILEEGTIKIAAPSFSFSKEAADKFTRVNDQTYTLEIKSGTIEMKNNKIIVLVD; encoded by the coding sequence ATGATTTTAGAAATAGTATCACCAGAAGCGAAATTATTTTCAGGAGAGGTAACATCTGTTACTTTACCAGGAGTTAATGGTAGTTTTCAGATTTTAAATCATCACGCCCCAATTGTTTCTATTTTAGAAGAAGGAACAATTAAAATTGCAGCTCCAAGCTTCAGTTTTTCTAAAGAGGCTGCTGATAAGTTTACGAGAGTTAATGATCAAACTTATACTTTAGAGATTAAGTCAGGAACAATCGAAATGAAAAACAATAAGATAATTGTATTAGTTGACTAA